Part of the Methanofollis sp. genome is shown below.
GGTGATGTCGGCGATGAACCCTTCCAGGGCGACAAGACGACCTTTCTCGTCAAATACTCCTCTGCCCTGTTCCCAGACCCATCTTTCCAGCCCGCTGGCCGTCTTAACCCGATAGGTCACCCTGAAGGGGCCGCCCTTCCTGACGGCCTCCTGGATCTCTTTCCAGACATGGTCCCGGTCTTCCGGGTGGACCAGGCTGCCGTACATGACGTCGCCGCCGGTGAAGGCCGCGGGAGGGTAACCGAGAAGGTCATAAGAGCCTTCGCTCACGAACTCCATCGGGTAGGCGGGATCGTTCCTGCACCGGTACACCATGCCGGGGAGGTTGCTCATCAGGGTGGCGAGTTGCCGCCTCGGTTCGGATATGCCCTCCATATCATTCTCAATGACAGGCGCTATCAGGTATTAGTGTTCTGATCCGTTTGCCCGCGACAGGCGCGGCCGGGGGTATGGCCGCAGAAGAAGACAGGACGGGGCTTACCCCGGCCTCAAAAAAGTCAGACCGTTTTGAAGCAGAGGTACCAGTCCTTGCACTCGTAGCCCTCGCCGGCCCGCTTCTCCATCTCCGCGGCGGTCTTTGGCGGAGGGACGACGACTTTTTCGCCCGGCTGCCAGTTCGCCGGTGTCGAGACCTTGTGCCGGTCGGTCGTCTGGAGGGCCTTCACCAGTCTGACGATCTCGGGAATGTACCGGCCGTTCGTGAGCGGGTAGTAGATCATCGCCCGCATCTTTCCCTCGGGGTCGATGAAGAAGACGGTCCTGATCGTCTCCGTGCTGCTCGTGCCCGGGTGGATCATGCCAAACGTCTTTGCGACGCTCATGTCGAGGTCGGCGATGACCGGGAAGGGGATCTTCACGCCCATCTTCTCCTCGATGTTCCTCACCCAGGCGAGGTGCGAGTGGACGCTGTCGATGGAGAGTCCGATCAACTTCACGTTCAGGGCCTCGAGTTCTGGATATGCCTGCGCAAGAGCGACGAACTCGGTGGTGCAGACCGGCGTGAAGTCTGCCGGGTGAGAGAAGAGGACGACCCATTTTCCCCGGAGGTCGGAGAGTTTGAGGCGCCCCTGTGTTGTGACCGCCTCGAAATCGGGTGCAGCCTCGCCGATAATGGGAAGGGAGTGTGATTCCTCCATCTCTGTTGCCTCCAACCCTCCCTATCCCATGAATTCTTCGAGTGCCGCCTTGCCGTAGACATAGGCGGGCATGCCGGCAAGAAGGAATGCGACCCTCAGGCCCTCCTCGATCTGTTCTTTCTTGACGCCAAGGCTCTTCGCCCCTGCCATCTGGGCCCGCACCGCGTGGCGGTCCCTGAGTGCGGCGGCGATGGCGATGGCAAGCACCTTCTTTGTCTGTTTGGAGAGTGCGCCGTCGGCCCAGACCATCTGGTCGAGGCCCATCACCTTCTCGTAGAGATCAGGTTCGACCGTCTTGAGTTCGGCGAAGATCTTCGGGACCTTCCCGATCTTCTCTTCCAGTTCTTTCAGTTTCTGCTCCATTTTCTTACTCCCGGAGGACCATCGGTTCGCCGCAGCAGACCAGTTCTCCTCCACCGACTTCTTTCACTTCAACGACGTTGCCGCAGATCTCACAGATGAAGACCTGCCCCACTTCCTCGACATTGACCATCGTCCTCGCCCTCGTGAAGGATCTATTTCTTCCGCTTCGGCGGGTGAATGGCGTCTTCCGGCGTCTTGATGTCGGGCCTGATATGGGTCATCGGGAAGCACTGGTAGTTCTCGCAGGCGCAACTCGGGCACTGGACGAGGTCTCTCTCGGCCTCGGTCACATGGAGTTCGCGGCCGCAGTCGATGCAGACATAGGTTCCCGGCCCGACCTTCTGGCCTGCTTTCACGTCCCTGGGTTTTTCTGCCATCACTGTTTCACCGACGATTGATTATAATATCTTTTATATATTCTTTGCTCACTCCCCCGGGTTCTGCTTTCCACGGTCGGGAATAACTATATAGAGCGGCAGGCCGAGGTCGATCGCATGCCGAAAAAGATCATCGCCCTCCTTGGAAGCCCGGTGCGGGGGGGAAACACCGCGTACCTCTTCACCAGGGCGGTAGAAGGGGCTGAAGAGGCGGGGTGCGAGGTCGAGAAGGTGATGGTGCCGTACCTCAATTTCCAGCCCTGCATGGAGATCCTCCACTGCATGGCCCATGAGGACTGCCAGATGCAGGACGACCTGACGCCGTACTACCGGAAGTTCAGGGAGATGGACGGCCTGATCATCGCCACGCCGATCATGACGATGGGTATCCCGGGCAAACTGAAGTCCTTCATGGACCGGTTTCAGGTCTTTTACATGGCGAAGTATATGCGCATGCAGCCTTTCATCTCAAAAGAGCGCCGGAAGGAGAGAAAGACCCTGTTCATCTGCATCTCCGGCATGAACCTCCCGGACAACTTCGACGGCGCCCTCCAGACGACGCGGACCTTCTGCGAGATCATCGACTGCCCGTACTGGGAGGGGGTCTTCCAGAGGGACATGGACCACGTGCGGGACATCAGGACGCGGCCCGAGGTCGTCGAGGCTGCCTACGAGAAGGGGAAGGAGCTCTGTCGGGTGGTCGGGAAGAAGGATCTGTAGAATCAGACATGA
Proteins encoded:
- a CDS encoding flavodoxin family protein, whose translation is MPKKIIALLGSPVRGGNTAYLFTRAVEGAEEAGCEVEKVMVPYLNFQPCMEILHCMAHEDCQMQDDLTPYYRKFREMDGLIIATPIMTMGIPGKLKSFMDRFQVFYMAKYMRMQPFISKERRKERKTLFICISGMNLPDNFDGALQTTRTFCEIIDCPYWEGVFQRDMDHVRDIRTRPEVVEAAYEKGKELCRVVGKKDL
- a CDS encoding desulfoferrodoxin FeS4 iron-binding domain-containing protein; this encodes MVNVEEVGQVFICEICGNVVEVKEVGGGELVCCGEPMVLRE
- a CDS encoding peroxiredoxin, whose translation is MEESHSLPIIGEAAPDFEAVTTQGRLKLSDLRGKWVVLFSHPADFTPVCTTEFVALAQAYPELEALNVKLIGLSIDSVHSHLAWVRNIEEKMGVKIPFPVIADLDMSVAKTFGMIHPGTSSTETIRTVFFIDPEGKMRAMIYYPLTNGRYIPEIVRLVKALQTTDRHKVSTPANWQPGEKVVVPPPKTAAEMEKRAGEGYECKDWYLCFKTV
- a CDS encoding carboxymuconolactone decarboxylase family protein encodes the protein MEQKLKELEEKIGKVPKIFAELKTVEPDLYEKVMGLDQMVWADGALSKQTKKVLAIAIAAALRDRHAVRAQMAGAKSLGVKKEQIEEGLRVAFLLAGMPAYVYGKAALEEFMG